The nucleotide sequence ACTGCATCTAACCCCCCAATATCAATACCTAATTCCAATGCATTGGTTGATATCACAGCTTTCAAATTTCCGTGAAACATctctctttcaattttacGTCTATCAGAAGCTGAATATCCCCCTCTATATGACATCACATCAACTAGCAAATCTTCTCTATTCAATTCCTGAAGAATATTCCTAAcatctttcattaatagCTCACAAACACGACGCACGTAACAAAATGCAATAGTTCGTACGTTTTGGAGAACCAACTCAACCAAGCACTTGGCACTTTCatgaataaaattttctcTCTTCCTTTCATGCTGAGCTAAGACAGGAGGATTCCAAATGACTAAGTGCTTAGAACCCCTTGGAGACCCATCTTCGTTTATTAGTAACACATCATCAATACCAAACATATTCTTCATATGTTCGATTGGGGATCTCAGAGTTGCAGAACATGAAATAAATCTCAGGTTGTCATTATTGTAATAACATTTGCATAATCTTAAGAGCCTTCTCATAACTAGGGCAACATTCGAACCAAACAACCCCCTGTATACATGCAACTCATCAACAACTACtatctttaaattataCAGAAAATGCTTCCAGTTGATATGATTTGGTAAAATACTGGCGTGAATCATATCAGGATTAGTAAATATTACACGTGCATTTCTTCTTATAGAGGCCCTTTGTAGTTTTTCAGTGTCACCATCATATGTTGCAACACTAACATCACTTAACTCTGGAATCTTCGAGATAATGGATTCAAATGCTCTCCTTTGATCCTGTGCTAACGCCTTGGTTGGGAAAATATACATAAAGGTAGATTCTGGATCTCTCAATAATATATCAATTGCAGAAAGCTGATAAATCAAGGACTTACctgatgatgttgatgTTGTGATTATGACATTCTTACCGGCATGTATTGCATTAATAGCAGTGGCTTGATGGACATAAAATCGATCATGCTCTAAGGCAGGATATACTTCAGGAGAAAGATCAAAATCCAGGTCACCATATTCTGCAGTCCTTTCAGGAATAGTGTAATGTTCTTTGATTTGATCATAATATgtatcaattttttttagtttCTCAATCATACGTGGTATTGTTGGTCTACCCAtaccatcttcatccaCTACTAAATCTGACTTTGACGAAATCATTTGCTCTATTGGGTCTTCGTATGATTTCATTGTAGGTACATAATTTTCTGCTAATCTTGTGAGTTCAATGTAAGGATCAGCGCCCTTATCTCtatattttgtaataaacgttgataatttttccttaaaGAATGTTTCTCTCTTAgaaatcattttcttcatttcttctGTGGAATAAGTTGGTAATCTAACTTGTGTATTAGTATCTCCCGAAGTCCATGATCGTTTCATATTACCATCgacaaattcaaaaataagAATCTGAGTGGAGTTGCCTCCATTAAATGTTGTATCAACGTCTTTTAGttgaaatatatcattttccttctgTTGATATCCTCCATTCTTAAAGTCGAACACTTTTGTTTCGGTTTGAATCTgattttcatcaatgtaCTTGAAAACACATGCTCTTGGTAATAGAGCCACTATTCTCGCCAAGTCAAGCTCCGTCACTTCTTTCTTCAGTGCCTTCTCAATGGGACTTGTAAGAGTTTTGAATGTGGGGATCACATGCTTACGACATATTAAAAATGTATAGATGGTATTCAGTCTGAAAAATAGGGATCTTAAGTCCTTAAACTTATCTTCACCATTCTCGTTGGATTCAGTTCTTAACTTCTTCGTGGGTATTTCATCTTTAGTATTCATAACTATGCTTAGAAAGGAAGGGTATATTGTTCCTTTGTCGGCATCGAGATTACCATAGAGGGTTCTGTTTCTCACACATTAACTTATGATAAGCATTTTAGCGAAAACGCGGACTTCTCCGTTCTGATGAATATAAGTAAAATGAAATAACCACTGGACTGTTTGACGTTATTGTTTTAACTTATTGgaatgaaaagaaacattAAAAACCATATCTATATAGGGACATTTTTTTATGTTTTTTATAGAAGACAGTTGAATATAAAAGGTaaaagatttagaaaacAAATGCTATCAAATGGTTACTTCGAAAGATGATTCAAGTTTCCCAAATATCGTTCTAACAAGTCCAGAAAATAATGTTGGAAAATCCAGTTCATGCGTATAAGTAAAAATGTGTTAAATGGAAGCTCTTTTCGTAGATAATGGTTGTTACTGCAAGTCCAATGGAAAACCTGACTTTGGAGTGGTGTTTTTTTTAAACTTATAGCAATTTTTACATCgctaaaaaattaaatagaCAGCCATGGCTATCAGTTTCCTGTATGGTGTGAGgtcattgaaatattatcaaaggAACTCTGTTCTTATTTCTAaattaaaaacaaaacatctgcatttttaattaatttcgAAGCAGAAtgattcaaaaatatataaattttttattaaataaaatatacaaaaattaaggaatatattaaattatatgaagaatatttttttttggattAGAAAGAGTCCAGTCCTTTTTGGTGTTTACTAACCTTATAACGTCCCATACAGAGTCCTAACCGTTATAAAAGAAGTTAGATTGGTATAACCGGTCCATGCATATGTTACGAACCTAGTGCGATGAATCGTTAAAGAATTATATTTAGTCACAGTCACAATCCTTATTGTACTAGTATCTGGCACTAATTCGGAAGCAGA is from Naumovozyma castellii chromosome 6, complete genome and encodes:
- the HRQ1 gene encoding ATP-dependent 3'-5' DNA helicase (ancestral locus Anc_5.301) gives rise to the protein MNTKDEIPTKKLRTESNENGEDKFKDLRSLFFRLNTIYTFLICRKHVIPTFKTLTSPIEKALKKEVTELDLARIVALLPRACVFKYIDENQIQTETKVFDFKNGGYQQKENDIFQLKDVDTTFNGGNSTQILIFEFVDGNMKRSWTSGDTNTQVRLPTYSTEEMKKMISKRETFFKEKLSTFITKYRDKGADPYIELTRLAENYVPTMKSYEDPIEQMISSKSDLVVDEDGMGRPTIPRMIEKLKKIDTYYDQIKEHYTIPERTAEYGDLDFDLSPEVYPALEHDRFYVHQATAINAIHAGKNVIITTSTSSGKSLIYQLSAIDILLRDPESTFMYIFPTKALAQDQRRAFESIISKIPELSDVSVATYDGDTEKLQRASIRRNARVIFTNPDMIHASILPNHINWKHFLYNLKIVVVDELHVYRGLFGSNVALVMRRLLRLCKCYYNNDNLRFISCSATLRSPIEHMKNMFGIDDVLLINEDGSPRGSKHLVIWNPPVLAQHERKRENFIHESAKCLVELVLQNVRTIAFCYVRRVCELLMKDVRNILQELNREDLLVDVMSYRGGYSASDRRKIEREMFHGNLKAVISTNALELGIDIGGLDAVLMCGFPLSMANFHQQSGRAGRRNRDSLTLVVASDNPVDQHYVAHPSILLHGDDSESYQDLVLDFDNLLILEGHIQCAAFELPIVIERDQIFFKREHLEKICRERLQHNAEGYHAHNRFLPWPSKHVSLRGVEEDRYAVIDITNGRNIVIEEIEASRTSFTLYDGGIFIHQGYPYLVKEFNSDERYATVQRVDVDWVTNQRDFTDVDPQLIEMVRSLDDSDIPVYFGKIRTKIVVFGYFKIDKFKRIIDAVETNNQPVIFYSKGLWIDIPARALELCTSKELNIAGAIHAAQHAIMGLFPRFIITGVDEVQTECKAPEKEFAERQTQRIRPARLIFYDSKGGEYGSGLSVKAFEHIDDILKATLERIEECTCSDGCPDCVAATYCKEHSLVLSKPGALVLLHSILGHEESDFVDKIKDGPEPNLPDIKVETVTAVKDHIKFSQNLKVIGAQLEELE